The following proteins are co-located in the Fluviicola sp. genome:
- a CDS encoding DUF262 domain-containing HNH endonuclease family protein — protein sequence MAELNVSRKDIRKLFTDMQGKKFIIPEYQRPYKWNIEKCETLWQDILDFYESDTSQKQEYYLGTIVSYKSEDNDKEVDIIDGQQRITSFFLLLRAFYTRLEQMTSDPRVNGLMGQIAPCIWDVDSISQLVEDKKKTHIESKVATDDDNHTFHTILETGHLSHVKKDRYSINYNFFLTKCQEYASLNPIKWQELCVTILQRCIILPIECDTPDTALRIFSTLNDRGMPLADSDIFKSEIYKSKPSSDEKYAFNEKWKDLTEVCKKSDLTIDDIFRYYSHYIRAVNGDKSKEIALRKFYQTGGIKNEKLHHPDLMPNIIDLSLFWLYINKNEKHESISVDFNIYTWKQLQILSTYPNEYWKYIVSVYYLINRSTSTFNDNFPKFLENLQAFLLVRFIENPSVNAIKDSIYQHCIYIANSQDHSFTREINDDQLRERLPIYSYSRITRSLLLLHAYQNKHQMDLIPNGHDIEHIFPKKWQNTNYNGWEQIDAKNYLEKFGNKILFEKRLNIQAGNGYFNAKKTHYSKSNIANVVELANHKNTDWVKEDIIEREERLISDLISYFKKVLN from the coding sequence ATGGCAGAACTTAACGTAAGCAGAAAGGATATCAGAAAACTATTTACTGATATGCAAGGAAAGAAATTCATTATTCCGGAATACCAGCGCCCTTACAAATGGAACATTGAAAAGTGTGAAACTCTTTGGCAGGATATTCTTGATTTTTATGAATCAGACACTTCTCAAAAACAAGAATACTATTTAGGTACAATTGTTTCCTATAAAAGTGAGGACAATGATAAAGAGGTCGACATTATTGACGGACAACAACGGATAACCTCTTTTTTTCTACTATTAAGAGCATTCTACACCCGATTAGAACAAATGACATCCGACCCAAGAGTGAATGGATTAATGGGACAAATTGCACCTTGCATTTGGGATGTAGATTCCATTTCTCAATTGGTAGAAGACAAAAAGAAAACCCATATTGAGTCAAAAGTAGCAACAGATGATGATAACCACACATTTCATACAATTCTTGAAACTGGACATCTTTCTCATGTGAAGAAAGATCGCTATTCCATTAACTATAATTTCTTTTTAACTAAGTGTCAAGAATATGCTTCATTGAATCCTATTAAGTGGCAGGAGTTATGTGTTACTATTCTACAACGTTGTATTATTTTACCCATCGAATGCGATACTCCTGATACAGCTTTACGTATCTTCTCAACATTAAATGATCGCGGCATGCCATTAGCGGATTCCGACATTTTCAAATCAGAAATTTATAAATCTAAACCTTCTTCAGATGAGAAATATGCCTTCAACGAAAAATGGAAAGATTTGACTGAAGTTTGTAAAAAATCAGACCTTACAATTGATGACATTTTCAGATATTATTCACATTACATTCGCGCAGTAAATGGAGATAAATCAAAAGAAATTGCACTTCGTAAGTTTTATCAAACGGGGGGTATTAAAAATGAAAAGCTACATCACCCTGATTTAATGCCAAACATTATCGATCTATCTCTTTTTTGGTTATATATCAATAAGAATGAAAAACATGAATCCATATCTGTTGATTTCAATATTTATACTTGGAAGCAACTTCAAATTCTTAGTACCTATCCAAATGAATATTGGAAATATATTGTATCAGTTTATTATTTGATAAATAGGAGCACTTCAACTTTTAATGATAATTTTCCGAAATTTCTTGAAAACTTACAAGCTTTCCTGCTAGTGCGTTTTATTGAAAATCCTTCCGTAAACGCAATAAAAGATTCAATCTACCAACACTGTATTTATATTGCTAACTCACAAGATCATAGCTTTACCAGGGAAATAAATGACGATCAGTTACGTGAACGCCTTCCTATATATTCGTATTCGAGAATAACAAGATCTTTACTCTTACTACATGCCTATCAAAATAAGCACCAAATGGATCTAATTCCAAATGGTCATGATATTGAACATATCTTCCCTAAAAAATGGCAAAATACCAATTACAACGGTTGGGAACAGATTGATGCTAAAAATTATTTAGAAAAATTCGGAAATAAGATCTTGTTTGAGAAACGATTAAACATTCAAGCTGGGAATGGATACTTTAATGCTAAGAAAACACATTATAGCAAATCTAATATTGCCAACGTTGTTGAATTAGCAAACCATAAAAATACAGACTGGGTGAAGGAAGACATTATCGAACGAGAAGAACGGTTGATTTCGGATTTGATTTCTTACTTCAAAAAAGTACTTAATTAA
- a CDS encoding outer membrane beta-barrel protein yields the protein MQIRFILVTLLTLLFALGGYSQTQLSGKVLDSKTSEKLMDARVALLSAADSSVVKAANTDENGAYTLDSLNPGNYILKTTLFEYVDQFRNVTLPEEDTVLDVILKTDTKLEEVTVEANAVRVEQKGDTTQYNADAYKTNPDATVQDLITKMPGITLENGVVKAQGEQITKVMIDGQEFFGDDAAAAMKNLPAEIVSKIQVYDQASDQAKFTGISDGNEAKALNIVTKAGKNNGQFGKIYAGYGTPNDLYMAGANVNFFKGTRRFSIVGMSNNVNQQNFSTDDILGVTGSTASSQSRGGPGGPGGRGGFGGPDNENYLVSQQNGVSTTHGLGLNFSDKWGKNKTTKVTGSYFFNASNTKNSQQTNRTYVLSTTAGQVYSEDFLSTMKNANHRLNFKFDIALDSMNSLVINPKVSYQGNEKAQTTDGTTADASNVLINQINNRTFNETKGLNASTSVLWRHRFAKPRRTFSANITGTYNIKEGDNGQLSSSRYYDELGQDSLAEIDQHTDNNTNGYGVNGRFSFTEPLSKTWSSEFYYAPAYTVSNADKRTYDFDTVTNSYYFMDTTLSNVFENQTIVNEGGTNFRFQKNKVGLQLGLSYQNSLLMNVQEFPTNRDVNLSFNSILPNVRFKYDFTKSRSLMLNYRAGTRNPTIDQLQNVIDNSNPLSLSSGNPDLKQQYNHRVFGRFNNTNIQKATNFNIFFGGEMNQNYISNATIIATSDTVVNGNVLLLRGAQFRQPVNLQGSYNARTTISYGFSLTKLKLNLNFYLGGAYTVAPGLINNVVNKAKTSNANGGLTVSSNISENLDFTVGYTLNYNNVVNTRQNVAQNEYFVHNVNARFNWIIKERLVINSTYSVNAYAGLGSGYNQTIMLWNGGIGYKLLKKKQLELRVSVFDILNNNNSITRNVTESYIEDVKSNVLNRYYMVTLTYNLRNFGTKAPETKETKPAHEGGMGGPPFGPPTY from the coding sequence ATGCAAATTCGCTTCATACTAGTTACACTTCTCACATTGCTTTTTGCCCTCGGTGGCTACTCACAAACACAACTTTCCGGGAAGGTGCTCGACTCCAAAACCTCCGAAAAACTCATGGATGCCCGCGTAGCATTGTTATCAGCGGCAGATTCCTCCGTGGTGAAAGCAGCCAATACAGACGAGAACGGGGCCTACACACTTGACAGTCTAAATCCCGGGAATTACATCCTCAAAACAACCCTCTTCGAATACGTCGACCAGTTCCGGAACGTAACGCTTCCCGAAGAAGATACAGTACTCGATGTCATCCTGAAAACCGATACGAAACTCGAAGAAGTAACCGTGGAAGCCAATGCGGTACGCGTCGAGCAAAAAGGCGATACCACGCAGTATAATGCGGATGCCTATAAAACGAATCCCGATGCGACGGTGCAGGACCTCATCACCAAAATGCCCGGAATTACACTCGAAAATGGCGTGGTGAAAGCGCAGGGAGAACAGATCACCAAAGTGATGATCGACGGACAGGAATTCTTCGGCGATGACGCAGCAGCGGCCATGAAGAACCTGCCGGCCGAGATCGTTTCGAAGATCCAGGTCTACGACCAGGCAAGCGACCAGGCAAAGTTTACCGGTATTTCAGACGGGAACGAAGCGAAAGCCCTGAACATCGTCACGAAAGCGGGGAAGAATAACGGCCAGTTCGGGAAGATCTATGCCGGTTACGGAACCCCCAACGATTTGTACATGGCAGGTGCCAATGTGAATTTCTTCAAAGGAACGCGGCGTTTCTCCATCGTGGGAATGTCCAATAACGTGAACCAGCAGAACTTTTCCACCGACGATATCCTGGGAGTAACAGGTTCTACGGCAAGCTCGCAAAGCAGGGGAGGGCCGGGTGGTCCGGGCGGACGAGGTGGTTTCGGTGGTCCGGACAACGAGAACTACCTGGTTTCACAGCAAAACGGGGTGAGCACCACTCACGGACTGGGCCTCAACTTTTCCGATAAATGGGGAAAGAACAAGACAACGAAAGTAACCGGAAGCTATTTCTTCAATGCATCGAACACGAAAAATTCCCAGCAAACAAACCGTACCTATGTGCTCTCTACAACAGCCGGGCAGGTTTACAGCGAAGACTTCCTGTCAACAATGAAAAACGCCAATCACCGCCTGAATTTCAAGTTCGATATAGCACTCGATTCCATGAACTCCTTGGTGATCAACCCGAAAGTGAGCTACCAGGGAAATGAAAAAGCGCAAACCACAGATGGAACTACGGCCGATGCAAGCAATGTGCTGATCAACCAGATCAATAATCGCACGTTCAACGAAACCAAAGGGTTGAATGCGAGTACGAGCGTATTGTGGCGTCACCGGTTCGCAAAGCCAAGACGTACCTTCTCGGCAAATATTACCGGTACATACAACATAAAAGAAGGCGACAACGGACAGCTTTCTTCCTCGCGTTACTACGACGAACTCGGCCAGGATTCACTGGCGGAAATCGATCAGCATACAGACAATAATACCAATGGTTACGGGGTAAACGGACGTTTTTCCTTTACCGAACCGTTGAGCAAAACATGGTCGAGTGAGTTTTACTATGCTCCGGCCTATACGGTGAGCAATGCAGACAAGCGCACCTACGATTTCGACACGGTAACGAATTCCTATTATTTCATGGATACGACCCTTTCGAATGTCTTTGAGAATCAAACGATCGTGAATGAAGGAGGAACGAATTTCCGTTTTCAGAAGAACAAAGTAGGATTGCAGCTGGGACTAAGTTACCAGAATTCACTGTTGATGAACGTGCAGGAATTCCCGACCAATCGCGATGTGAACTTGTCCTTCAATTCCATCCTGCCGAACGTACGTTTCAAGTATGATTTTACCAAATCGCGAAGCCTGATGCTGAACTACCGCGCCGGAACTCGTAACCCCACGATTGATCAGTTGCAGAACGTGATCGATAACTCGAATCCTTTGTCTTTATCTTCCGGAAACCCGGATTTGAAGCAGCAATACAATCACCGCGTATTCGGTCGTTTCAACAACACGAATATTCAGAAAGCTACAAACTTCAACATCTTCTTCGGAGGGGAAATGAACCAGAACTACATTTCGAACGCAACCATCATTGCAACAAGTGATACGGTCGTGAACGGGAATGTCCTGTTGCTGCGCGGAGCACAATTTCGCCAACCGGTAAACCTGCAGGGAAGCTACAACGCCCGCACCACGATCTCGTATGGTTTCTCCTTGACGAAGCTGAAACTGAATCTGAATTTCTACCTGGGAGGAGCGTATACCGTGGCACCGGGATTGATCAACAATGTCGTAAACAAAGCGAAGACTTCCAATGCGAACGGAGGTCTGACCGTTTCCAGCAACATCAGCGAGAACCTGGATTTCACGGTAGGTTATACCCTGAATTACAACAACGTGGTAAACACCCGCCAGAATGTGGCGCAGAACGAATACTTCGTACACAACGTGAATGCCCGTTTCAACTGGATTATCAAAGAGCGTCTGGTGATCAACAGTACTTATTCCGTGAATGCCTATGCCGGTCTGGGATCAGGTTACAACCAAACGATCATGTTGTGGAACGGTGGAATCGGTTACAAACTCCTGAAGAAAAAACAGCTGGAACTGCGCGTTTCCGTATTCGATATCCTGAACAACAACAACAGCATTACGCGTAACGTTACCGAATCCTACATCGAAGACGTGAAATCGAACGTGTTGAACCGTTACTACATGGTAACGCTCACTTACAACCTGCGCAATTTCGGAACGAAAGCTCCCGAAACCAAAGAAACAAAACCGGCACATGAAGGTGGAATGGGAGGCCCGCCGTTCGGCCCGCCAACATATTGA
- a CDS encoding helix-turn-helix transcriptional regulator yields MQSTKILVGLLVKKHRMEKQLTQQQLADLLHTDRQYVSKIETGKINLTLDYLDKILSCLKCTNDDFFKPC; encoded by the coding sequence ATGCAAAGTACTAAAATACTCGTAGGCCTGCTGGTAAAAAAACACCGGATGGAAAAGCAATTGACGCAGCAACAATTGGCGGACCTGTTACATACGGACCGCCAGTATGTTTCAAAAATTGAAACCGGGAAAATCAATTTAACGCTGGATTACCTGGATAAAATCCTTTCGTGTTTGAAATGTACGAACGACGATTTTTTTAAGCCCTGTTGA
- a CDS encoding zinc-binding dehydrogenase — protein MKAIQVTGNHTVEITDIPQPTKASKEHVVVKMLAFGINPGDHAFINGVFPKGTIPESKYNLSGVSGVGTIVETGEGVPAEYQGRNVTIYRSLQFDDDTIGTWSEYSHLHYLQCAIIPDGLDPEEYAASLVNIITPYGFFKQAREEGHQGLIATAGTSATGLALLGICQASDFPIISIVRNEAGRKELEALGATHILVQDQPDFKQLFQQKAQDLQATAVFDGVGGAVLNNIIDLLPFGSTIFAYGWLGGGIPLTFHTSLLMKGLTIRGFNNYRTTTVQDPEKLEEALRDISRLLVKPHFKTRMGEKFRFEAIHEALQHSEGAGKTIVRV, from the coding sequence ATGAAAGCAATTCAAGTAACGGGCAATCACACCGTTGAAATAACCGACATTCCGCAACCCACTAAAGCCAGCAAGGAGCATGTCGTTGTAAAAATGCTGGCTTTTGGAATCAACCCCGGAGATCACGCTTTTATCAACGGCGTGTTTCCCAAAGGCACGATTCCCGAGAGTAAGTATAACCTGTCAGGAGTCAGCGGTGTGGGAACCATTGTTGAAACCGGTGAAGGAGTACCAGCCGAATACCAGGGAAGAAACGTCACCATTTACCGCTCGTTGCAATTCGACGATGATACTATCGGGACCTGGAGTGAGTATTCACACCTGCATTACCTGCAATGTGCCATCATTCCCGACGGCCTGGACCCGGAAGAATATGCAGCTTCACTGGTCAATATCATTACACCCTACGGATTTTTCAAACAGGCACGCGAAGAAGGCCATCAAGGTCTGATCGCTACGGCAGGAACTTCAGCTACCGGGCTTGCTTTACTGGGGATTTGCCAGGCATCCGATTTCCCGATTATTTCCATCGTAAGAAACGAAGCGGGGAGAAAAGAACTGGAAGCATTGGGAGCAACGCATATCCTGGTACAGGACCAACCCGACTTCAAGCAGTTATTTCAGCAAAAAGCCCAGGATTTGCAGGCTACTGCGGTATTTGACGGAGTCGGCGGAGCTGTTCTGAATAACATCATTGACCTGCTGCCATTCGGTTCTACCATCTTTGCCTACGGGTGGCTGGGAGGAGGAATTCCTTTAACCTTTCATACCAGCCTTCTGATGAAGGGTCTTACAATCAGAGGTTTCAATAATTACAGAACGACAACCGTCCAAGACCCGGAAAAGTTGGAAGAAGCCCTGAGAGATATCAGCCGTTTGCTGGTCAAGCCTCATTTTAAAACCAGGATGGGTGAAAAGTTCCGGTTTGAAGCTATTCACGAGGCATTGCAACACTCCGAAGGTGCCGGAAAAACGATCGTCCGGGTTTGA
- a CDS encoding cupin domain-containing protein, protein MKTIFKLGVIGIIFPLTGPGAYAQTKTDSIQQIHPTHITMKNNVNIIHENQGNHISLVGDTYRIAISGKQTNGEYAIIDMQVPPGGGPPPHAHASIHESFYILEGELEFSTEEGKFIAKKGDLVTIPKGGAIHCFKNTSQQMAHMLCTVVPAGLDEFFEEVGTPVKAGEFLAPAHPDEESIQKAIEISRKYGQVLYPPNYLDK, encoded by the coding sequence ATGAAAACAATATTCAAACTAGGGGTCATCGGAATCATTTTTCCATTAACCGGACCCGGGGCATATGCCCAAACCAAGACAGACAGTATCCAGCAAATTCATCCAACTCATATAACTATGAAAAACAACGTCAACATCATTCATGAAAACCAGGGAAATCACATCTCTTTAGTAGGTGATACGTACCGCATCGCTATCTCCGGGAAGCAAACCAACGGAGAATATGCCATCATTGACATGCAGGTACCTCCGGGTGGCGGACCGCCCCCGCATGCACATGCTTCCATTCACGAATCGTTCTATATCCTGGAAGGGGAACTGGAATTCAGTACGGAAGAAGGGAAATTCATTGCTAAAAAGGGCGACCTGGTGACTATTCCGAAAGGCGGAGCCATACACTGTTTTAAAAACACCAGCCAGCAAATGGCTCACATGCTCTGCACGGTGGTTCCGGCCGGCCTTGACGAGTTTTTTGAAGAAGTGGGAACTCCCGTGAAAGCCGGTGAGTTTTTAGCTCCCGCTCACCCGGACGAGGAGAGCATTCAAAAAGCTATTGAAATTTCCCGGAAATATGGACAGGTGTTATATCCGCCCAACTATTTAGACAAATAA
- a CDS encoding NADP-dependent oxidoreductase, with product MKAIVYKQFGNADVLQTIEEAKPVIQSNEVLIKVKAFSINPMDWKIRKGEMKLMSGSKFPKHTGADFSGIVEEVGSSVTGLQKGDEVFGTVKNTMKDGASAEYLAVTPATLWKKPADISFTQAASIPIVGAAAATALEKMGKISSQSTILVNGATGGFGMFLLQLLKQQNAQVSAVAGSNTLKYAKEWGADTLIDYSKVNVLTQKNKYDIVIDLSGKMGYKNAKQIMNASALFINPTPKPIEIPLSLFKNLFTRKKHVIVLSAPSQKNMELLLDAIRNGLQVEINKVFPLESFKEAYQYAEKGGFAGKVVVEFN from the coding sequence ATGAAAGCAATCGTTTATAAGCAGTTTGGGAACGCGGATGTTCTCCAAACAATCGAAGAAGCAAAACCGGTTATTCAATCCAATGAGGTTTTGATAAAAGTAAAGGCATTTTCCATTAACCCGATGGATTGGAAAATCAGAAAGGGCGAAATGAAGCTCATGTCGGGATCTAAATTTCCGAAACATACAGGAGCTGATTTTTCCGGGATCGTTGAAGAGGTTGGAAGTTCCGTAACGGGTCTTCAAAAAGGAGATGAAGTTTTCGGTACGGTGAAAAATACCATGAAAGACGGTGCATCGGCGGAATACCTGGCTGTGACCCCGGCTACTCTTTGGAAAAAACCGGCTGATATCAGTTTCACCCAGGCTGCATCCATTCCGATAGTAGGTGCCGCAGCCGCGACCGCCCTGGAGAAAATGGGGAAGATTTCTTCTCAATCCACGATTTTGGTAAACGGTGCAACCGGTGGTTTCGGGATGTTCCTGCTTCAGCTGCTGAAACAACAAAACGCACAGGTCAGTGCCGTTGCGGGCTCCAACACCCTGAAGTATGCAAAAGAATGGGGCGCCGATACGCTGATCGACTATTCCAAAGTGAATGTCCTGACTCAAAAAAACAAGTACGATATCGTGATCGATCTGTCGGGCAAAATGGGATATAAAAACGCGAAGCAAATTATGAATGCCAGCGCCTTGTTTATAAATCCTACTCCCAAGCCTATCGAAATTCCTTTATCACTTTTCAAAAACCTGTTTACCCGCAAGAAACATGTGATAGTCCTCTCTGCCCCTTCGCAGAAAAATATGGAGCTGTTGCTGGATGCCATCCGGAACGGGCTGCAGGTAGAAATCAACAAGGTATTTCCATTAGAATCCTTCAAAGAAGCCTACCAGTATGCCGAAAAAGGCGGTTTTGCGGGTAAAGTGGTCGTTGAATTTAACTAA
- a CDS encoding AraC family transcriptional regulator: protein MKTQTHNPFVLALKARNLSVEIHRHSAYQIVLSNDNPFTSTINGNLCEHIHGFLIKPQVKHHCIAEKGTLNILNIEPYSTVGLDLASRFQKDQDSIVFGSAAEISDFFQTGTENPDIQPILSALLSKEEPVQYDERVTKIVEYIKANSFQQDITPQTFADIVFLSPSRLASLFKQQTGSSLSKYLLWTRLRESIYLTLSDKEKTLTDIAYDCGFYDLPQLNKYMYEMFGMPPKALKHNSDLIQVF, encoded by the coding sequence ATGAAAACACAAACACATAACCCATTTGTTCTGGCACTGAAAGCCCGTAATCTTTCGGTGGAAATTCACAGGCATTCGGCTTACCAGATTGTATTGTCCAATGATAATCCTTTCACGTCGACCATTAACGGGAATTTGTGTGAACATATCCATGGATTTCTGATTAAACCGCAGGTTAAGCACCATTGTATTGCCGAAAAAGGAACCCTGAACATTTTGAATATCGAACCTTATTCCACTGTTGGTCTGGATCTGGCAAGCCGGTTTCAGAAGGACCAGGATTCCATTGTTTTTGGTTCTGCAGCTGAAATCAGCGATTTTTTTCAAACCGGTACAGAAAATCCGGACATCCAGCCTATCCTGTCTGCTTTACTGTCAAAAGAGGAGCCGGTTCAATACGATGAACGGGTTACCAAAATTGTGGAGTACATCAAAGCCAATTCTTTTCAGCAGGATATCACACCGCAAACATTTGCCGACATTGTTTTCCTGTCTCCCTCTCGCCTGGCTTCGCTTTTCAAACAACAAACCGGCAGCAGCCTTTCCAAGTATTTACTCTGGACAAGATTGCGCGAATCTATTTACCTGACCTTATCCGACAAGGAGAAAACACTGACCGATATTGCCTATGATTGCGGGTTTTACGACCTTCCGCAATTGAACAAATACATGTATGAAATGTTCGGGATGCCACCCAAGGCATTGAAGCACAACAGTGATTTGATACAAGTTTTCTAG
- the fumC gene encoding class II fumarate hydratase, whose amino-acid sequence MEYRIEKDTMGEVKVPAQAYWGAQTERSIENFQIAQDINKMPKEIIRAFAYLKKAAALTNLDAGVLSKEKSDLIGQVADEILAGKLDDQFPLVIWQTGSGTQSNMNVNEVIAYRAHVINGGALTDKEKVLHPNDDVNKSQSSNDTFPTAMHIAAYQILIEKTIPGIEKLRDTLAQKSKDYMHVVKIGRTHFMDATPLTLGQEISGYVSQLNHGLKAIKNTLAHLSELALGGTAVGTGINTPPGYSENVAKHIANLTGLPFITAENKFEALAAHDAIVEAHGALKTVAVSLMKIANDVRMLSSGPRSGIGEIHIPDNEPGSSIMPGKVNPTQCEALTMIAAQVMGNDVAINIGGANGHFELNVFKPVMIANFLHSARLIADGCVSFNDKCAVGIEPITANIKKHVDNSLMLVTALNTKIGYYKAAEIAQKAHAEGTTLKEMAVKLGYLTAEEFDQWVIPEKMV is encoded by the coding sequence ATGGAATACCGCATTGAAAAAGATACAATGGGCGAAGTAAAAGTACCGGCACAAGCTTACTGGGGCGCCCAAACCGAACGAAGTATTGAAAACTTCCAAATTGCACAGGACATCAACAAGATGCCCAAAGAAATCATCCGCGCATTCGCCTACCTGAAAAAAGCAGCGGCTTTGACTAACCTGGATGCAGGTGTGCTTTCGAAAGAAAAATCAGACCTCATCGGCCAGGTAGCGGACGAGATCCTTGCAGGAAAACTGGATGATCAATTTCCTTTGGTTATCTGGCAAACCGGCAGCGGAACACAAAGCAACATGAACGTAAACGAAGTCATTGCTTACCGAGCACATGTGATCAACGGCGGAGCTTTAACCGACAAGGAAAAAGTTCTGCATCCCAATGACGATGTTAACAAATCGCAGTCTTCCAACGATACATTCCCGACTGCCATGCACATTGCCGCGTACCAGATCCTGATCGAAAAAACGATCCCGGGAATTGAAAAACTGCGCGACACCCTGGCTCAAAAAAGCAAGGACTACATGCACGTGGTGAAGATCGGACGCACACATTTTATGGACGCAACTCCGCTTACGTTAGGACAGGAAATCAGCGGATATGTGAGCCAGCTCAACCACGGATTGAAAGCTATTAAAAACACGCTGGCGCATTTGAGCGAACTGGCTCTGGGCGGAACAGCCGTAGGAACAGGGATCAACACGCCTCCGGGCTATTCGGAAAACGTAGCGAAACACATTGCGAACTTAACGGGCTTGCCATTCATCACTGCGGAAAACAAATTCGAAGCACTGGCGGCACACGACGCAATCGTTGAGGCACACGGAGCATTGAAAACCGTTGCAGTGAGCCTGATGAAAATCGCCAACGACGTGCGTATGCTCTCTTCCGGACCACGAAGCGGGATCGGGGAAATCCATATTCCGGACAACGAACCTGGGTCTTCCATCATGCCGGGAAAAGTAAACCCTACGCAGTGTGAAGCCCTGACAATGATCGCAGCACAGGTGATGGGCAACGACGTAGCCATCAATATCGGCGGGGCAAACGGGCATTTCGAACTGAATGTTTTCAAGCCGGTCATGATTGCCAATTTCCTGCATTCTGCCAGACTGATCGCTGACGGATGTGTTTCCTTTAACGATAAGTGCGCGGTGGGAATCGAACCGATTACAGCAAACATCAAAAAACATGTCGACAACAGCCTGATGCTGGTAACGGCTTTGAACACGAAGATCGGTTATTACAAAGCAGCTGAGATTGCGCAAAAAGCACATGCAGAAGGAACGACCCTGAAAGAAATGGCTGTGAAACTGGGCTATTTAACCGCTGAGGAGTTTGATCAGTGGGTGATTCCGGAGAAAATGGTTTAA
- a CDS encoding lipid A deacylase LpxR family protein produces the protein MGIRISLVFLLVQFAGFAQLADSLYAYQSFHLTWENDIFTASDRYYSQGIFLQYENHNLDLKWLNPFFLPVPNLHRTLKTGVDQRGYTPSTIQSDTFLTGDRPYAATITYGAQFFSRSLSRHYTLNWSFFAGFIGKPAFGEYTQKTVHKWINSPKPKGWEYQLNTGFILDMNIGYTKLFFTRSRWLRMEVGDLLTIGNLTNDMRIRGGLKLGYIGNRRQFYLYYTPELRIVAYDGTLQGAIFVKPSKAAIPAGSIERFVSEQQIGIYLRYKPFYATAHFHYQSRLFKYAMNHMWGGISIGYILWDNQ, from the coding sequence ATGGGTATACGCATAAGTTTGGTGTTTTTGTTGGTTCAGTTTGCAGGGTTCGCGCAGTTGGCAGATTCTCTTTATGCATATCAATCTTTTCACCTCACCTGGGAAAACGATATTTTCACGGCAAGCGACCGGTATTACTCCCAGGGAATTTTCTTACAATATGAAAATCACAACCTGGATTTGAAGTGGCTCAATCCGTTTTTCCTGCCGGTTCCAAATTTACACCGGACGCTGAAAACAGGAGTTGATCAAAGGGGATACACACCTTCCACCATTCAGTCGGATACTTTTTTAACCGGCGACCGACCTTACGCAGCAACGATTACTTACGGCGCACAGTTTTTTTCAAGGAGCCTAAGCAGGCACTATACCTTGAACTGGAGCTTTTTTGCAGGCTTTATCGGGAAACCTGCTTTCGGGGAATACACCCAGAAGACCGTCCACAAATGGATCAACAGCCCCAAGCCGAAGGGATGGGAATACCAGCTGAATACAGGGTTTATTCTCGACATGAATATCGGGTACACGAAATTGTTTTTCACCCGGAGCAGATGGCTGCGCATGGAAGTAGGCGATCTGCTAACGATCGGGAACTTAACGAATGACATGCGTATTCGTGGCGGATTGAAACTGGGATACATCGGGAATCGGCGGCAGTTTTACCTGTATTACACCCCCGAATTACGGATCGTCGCATACGACGGAACCTTGCAGGGAGCCATTTTTGTAAAACCGAGTAAAGCGGCCATACCTGCCGGTTCGATCGAGCGATTCGTTTCGGAACAGCAGATCGGGATTTACCTGAGATACAAACCATTTTATGCCACCGCCCATTTCCATTACCAGTCCCGGTTGTTCAAATATGCCATGAATCACATGTGGGGCGGGATATCGATCGGTTATATCCTTTGGGATAATCAGTAA